In the Uranotaenia lowii strain MFRU-FL chromosome 1, ASM2978415v1, whole genome shotgun sequence genome, aAACGTCAACTTGTCATAACCTTAAAACCCAAACATAAACAAACCTTAGGACAGTTGATCCGGGCTAGGGATCGCCAGCACATGGTCACCAGTAACACTCCATAAACTGGAAGACATATCTTGATGATGGTTGGGAGGTTTTCGAACATCAGAGCTACGGCGGCCACTCCGAAACAGAACAGCGGAATTCCGATCCAGGCTCGAAGCGGACGGAACCCGAAGGCTGATATGTAGAAGATCTGAGCCACCGCAAAGCCACCCATGCCGGCCTCGAAGAGGTCATAGTTCAGCAGCAGATCTCCCAGGCAGGAGATCACGAGCCCCAGCAGAATCAGGTGTTTGTAGCGGTGGCTGGAAGTAGATAAATTTTCTCCTTAACATAACCTTAAAAATTCACAATTAAACGGAAAACAAACCTGCGTTTGAAGAGAAAGCCGGTGAGTACCACAAACGCCCACAGGCTTACGATTGGGAGACATTTAAGTACCGTCGATACGACGGTTCGTCGTTGGGTTTGTCCGATGAGAGAGAAGTAGAGGGCCACCGTGACGAAGAACGGTAGCATCCGGGGTCCGGCAAACTTGGTCTGAAATGAAGAAAACATTTCTGGATAAGATAAGCCAATTTCATTTAATACAGCTTCGATAATTACGGGCAGTAATTGAAAAtgctgttgtttgtttgttttgcgaGATAACATCGTCACTGGACTGACCATGAATTTTGGTATTTGATGCCTCTGACGACTTCCATCAGTTTGGCTTTAATCTTTGACCTCATGAAGTTCTAAGCTAGCATTATACCAGACACCCGAAAAGGATATAGCCTATGGACCATTGAAGGCGAACCTATCTGCGGTAGTCAGATTTATGTAGATGGATACAGAGAGAACAAATGCTGACAGTACactaatgtttatttttaatgttttttcttgctccTGGATCCTACCCAAGAGACTAAAGCAACTGtaaaatcataaacaaatggaccgtactgactttttggaaccaaaaCGTCAGGTCCCATTCaatttgatcccaaattgaacccttcgtttcatgattttttatttttcctcaaaaaatttttttaaacagttggaaatggtgtgtacatcaagaaaaaaaagtaaaataaaatacgatttttccatttttctatacattaattgttgcatatttgtttctttatgaaacgaagaagtgctatttttgaaaatgttccatctttaagcttaatttaagtcatataaactcaatattaacattttatcaaaaacatacaaagaaggttttgcttacgatctcttgaactaaatcaaaaaaattgcaatatgtCATAGGATGGCTAAGATATGGcggatcaaaattttgatgtttttgatagggtgatcccaaacttttgtgCGGTAGTGTAAGTAAGGCCACTCCAAGGTGGGGAGGGGGGtgggtttcaaaattcaaatttagctagaattaaaaaaaaaatacaaaaattgcaggagattgatttttaaaccattttcctACTCATTagcaaacttgaaaaaaaaactgatacaaATAAATGTTACAAATCAATGCTTTTTCCGATAAGTCATTTAGAGATTgcttgaatataaattttaagcacagacgcttagcttagcttagcttaattgACTTCTCACATCCGACCTGGATCATTGAACACGAGATGATCCATAAATTTTTGAAcagtgaaatgatttttttagaaattggttactgaatttaatttaagaaaaaagaaaacattttattttatttcaagagttcCAGTGATCTAAGTCAGTgatgaaatcattttttatactcaaattcttccagttatcaaaataaaaggcttaaaagttcaaaataaaaactttatatcttaaaaataaaaactttatataaatataattttacgTATTCAGTTCTTTATAAAGGTTAATACTAACAAATATAGGAAACTTCATTTTTTGATCGATCAATACAAAACTGATACATATAAAAATATGGAACTTCAAGTTTTGTTGTAGTTATATtgccagtggtcggcaaccttttgagtcggaagagccaaaaacttcaatttttcaacatttcagaGCTTGaagagccacattaaagatttagtgtttatgtttttaataaaaaaaaaacaaacaaaatatatgaatgaacaaatgaacattagttttacaaaaattaactatTAGAGTTTTTTCTTACTCTTggatatttcttttaaatctgtttctgattacCTATAAGTACATGAATTCTCCTCTGGATTCTCATGGTTTGATTTTGTATCAATATTATTGAGTTGTCTTAAATCGAGTCAAGGAAATTCAAAATCCTTATCTAGCTTAAATGAATACTTTGTATGGTGTTAAAGCGAAAGATTTGAACATATTAACATAAgctgaatatttataatttcttcggcaaagaaaagcttataaaataaaaaaaaagtgaagagaAATGAATTTTCTTAACATTATCATGCTTTTTATGACAATCCCCAGATTTAGCATATCCTTTCCAAAACTCAGAAGTATGAGGTAAAATTCAACTGATATAtatgtgtaaaattttaattttcaaaaattatgctcctgacgactggtagaattttcaaaattaatgacATCAAGCAAAcgtgttttcagaattttatgcatctggaaaattcataaatctcattttatgtcatAAGTGAATCTCCAGTATTGTGAGTCCAATTGAATGAAGAATAAAATTCAATACATTTTCGATTATTCATCGATGCTTTCTAAAGCATAGTTTACAGGAAAAAATGCCGTGGTTTGACCAGTTttcatctagaaaaaaaagtgattttgtagtgttcattgaaaattcatgacaaATAATACAGAAATAGAAACAAACCATGTTaagtggaaaaaaaagttcaaggatacttttaatgtttcgaaacaaaaattaataagaatAAATCATCTAATTCTAGTAACTAAAGAAGTAACtctcaattaaaaatataaaaaaaccgtTACTGAAACTTGGTTCGAATGTGCTTTTGGTAAACATCGGCTGCAGCCAtcacacttgaaattcaaagtgAGTTCATAATGttgttataaaaaaacattGGTAATTTACTTTTCGAGTTatttaactttgtttaaaaaatttaacaaaatgtgagtttaagttcttttttatcactttaaatgtttcccacatgaaaaaattataattaaaatatctATTGCAATATGTCAACAGTTAGAGTATAATAAAAACTTCATAATTTCCttcttttcaaagcaatagtaaactctaattttttttattatcacgGAATTAATAATAAATTGTCCAATAACTTTTGTTTATCCAGTAATAATCTGTAAAATAGGACTCAAAATACTGCATTTATCTAAAACCTAGAACATTGCGCCTTAAAGCAGGCAATTACTATAgcgtagtagacaaacttttaaaatccaCTTTGTctaatacttacaaactgtgaaatgcgaactaatatggccaaaaatagtcaccttttatctttggattttccaaaatttttctaaTGGTCAGGGCAGTAGAGGaccaagtatcgttctaattaaCTGCTAGTTAACTTTAGGAGCATTTAGCAtattgaaattacacgctatcagaaaatgcaaatgacggcgaattgctaaatttttccattgagttcctaaattttgaactcaaaaccaagtaatatccgggaaaattcaGCCAAAATTAAGGTATTAGTCAACAGAAAACGCTGACAAATAAACACACGAAAAATGCttgcaaatttatttcactTATATAAACAAGTTGGAAATTAggaacttcgaaaaaaatcttcgagCAATCTGGAATCCTAATAAGGTATCTATATTCAGATacattaaaattatcgtttcAATCCAAATGAATAGGATAGGACTGCGGTGGGTTTTccaataaagtctgcttcatttattattggaacaaattcttttgctcattgtggcgctcctagtggatggatttggaaacttttttcacccacgtgtcgggaaattcattacctttcaccatgtatttatgtcataacaccaaacgatagcattttgtaaacaaccgccaaggaagccgaacggagagatcaaattgtgcacagttttcttgaaaatccattgttgtcggcatcgaagctagctaaacagcttaaaatgcccagaaataccgtatggcgtgttatcaagcagtacaaggaaacattgacgacggctcggaagccgcattcgaagcgtcggagtggaactgtcgaccggaaactgcgtgggaaagtcatcaaggccgtcaagaggaatcccaatctttcagaccgcgatttagccaataagttccaggccgctcactgtacggtgcgacgaattcgtctccgggaaggaataaggtcattccgagccagcaaacagccaaatcggacgctgaagcagaacaatgtggccagaatccgtgctcgaaagctgtacgaccaagtgctgaccaagttcgacggatgtattctgatggacgatgagacctacgtgaaggcggactttgggcaaatcccaggtcaaaaattttatttggcgacggctcggggggatgtatctgcaaaatttaagttcgtgtttgcggataaattcgcccgcaagtacatgatttggcaggggatatgcagttgtggacagaaaaccaaagtctttctcactgacaagacaatgacatcagaagtctacaaaaaagagtgcctacagaaacggattctgccgtttattcgtgcccacgaccgtccagttatgttttggccggacctcgcaagctgccattacagcaaaacggttaaggaatggtacgcaacgaacggggtcagcgtaataccgaaggacctcaaccccccaaactgccccagttccggccgatagagaaatactgggcaatcacgaagcggaggcttaaggcaaagggaaaacttgttaggaacatgactcaaatgaagaactggtggaatcaaatcgccaaaacggtggacgaaaaggatgtgcgccgcctaatgtgccgtattacgggaaaagtacgagattttcttcgaaacagcaatgaataatttttttaattttttttctataaaagagtaaagaaaatgctacatttgtatgaaaaacaaattatgaattcgttaataaattgaTTAATGAGATTGATTCTGCGCTGTAATACAAGAACTCCTGTCCGCATCATGTTAGATACATTACAATGGCTATCTGTTCGACAACGTGTCACATTCCTCACAATGCTCCTTATATTCAAAATAACCAAAGGCATCGCTCCCGAATATCTCCAACAATGGATAATAAGAGGTACGGATCTGCATCGCTATGAAACCCGTTTTTCGAATGAAATAAGATCGGCCTCATTCCTCCTGGCTTCGTCACAAAACTCTCTGTTCTACCGTGGTGTGAAAATGTTCAATAGTTTACCgagtgaaattaaaaatgaacaagtcctagctagatttaagaataagtGTTTGACGTTTGTGAAAACTAGAATAAGTTTATAAGTACGTGTTCTAAATGTGTGTAATTCAGTTACCTGGTGATGATGATCAACTGAACATACGTCTCTGGGCCGCATATGACACCTTTACAAAAGCAACGCGATTTGGGGCGCGGTAAAACCCTTTCTTGGACTCATATGTGTGTGGGCGGGACTTTTCCCAAAATAACCCTTATCCCAGATGGTCCCTGttcaaaagttgaaacaaagaCAGTAGTAGcacgaacagtaaaaaaaaaatcaagatggaCGTACATGGGAAAGTTAAAAGTGAATAAAGTGATGGAAAATGAACTGACATATGGCTAAAGACTGTAAAATATCTAATAAGATAACTAGCCCAAATCCCATGTACGGGGGAGTAGAGGTGGGCCATCATcatcaatataaaaataaatgactgaactacacgcaattgtttgtgttccaatattaaatgaagcagactttattttaATGTTGTTACGCATCAAAgtagtaaatatttttcgaaattttttatttattcttataCGATTTTCATTTTCCGCTGatgcaaaagcaaaaaaaaagtttaataaggcttcaaaaaatgCTATAttcccatttgttttttttctcaggtgTTTCCTACAACGGAtgcaagtttaaaattttcttctggacCTATGAAAATCCGTGTGCCAGGTCACAAGATTCAATTACCGGTTTAGtacgattttttattcaaatatatatatatatatatatatatatatatatatatatatatatatatatatatatatatatatatatatatatatatatatatatatatatatatatatatatatatatatatatatatatatatatatatatatatatatatatatatatatatatatatatatatatatatatatatatatatatatatatatatatatatatatatatatatatatatatatatatatatatatatatatatatatatatatatatatatatatatatatatatatatatatatatatatatatatatatatatatatatatatatatatatatatatatatatatatatatatatatatatatatatatatatatatatatatatatatatatatatatatatatatatatatatatatatatatatatatatatatatatatatatatataatatttgCGCAGTTAGCTAAAGAGTTGCAGCCtcatacactgaacccaaaatcacacttaaaatacACTTGAACTTAAAAGTAAACATTCAGTGAATTTGTTCGTTTCAAGTGActcatgtacatttcacttgccCCTCACTTAAATTTAAAGTGAGCGAGTCAATATTCACTTACTGATCACTTGGTTTTTAGTGACTGGCACTTGAATTCTACTCGATGTCCACTTACTTCTCTGCTCACTTGAccaatcacttaaaattcaaatgaatctaCGAATAGCGCATGTCAACAGTGTTGGGATGAAATTTGTTATTGTGGTTTGGAAAGGAAACTTAAACGAGTTATGTTTCTACTAGTAGACGCAGAAAAAGAGTTATTTTTTAGTATTAAAACCATTGTATACTTCCAGAGCTCGATAAAAATATCGTTTAGTATTGCAATGGTGTTAGTTGTTTCTTATAGATGGTAAATTGTGATAAATAAACCGTAACTATaatattaaattatattttttctttatttctacttTTTCAAACCATCAAGTCCTGGAGATACTATCCAATTACGATTTTTGGGAACTTTCAGtcgcaataaaaataaaagtaagtaTCATGAAATCAGTGAATAgtcgaaaaatataaaaattatttatttccctTCGCataaaacagcaacaaaaataTCCAGTCTgagtggaaatttttttcaagtcggATCATTTATTTGGACCCAATAcattaattagaaaaaaaactgttatttttccttttttttatttatttcaataactagctgatcccgtacgaacttcgctTCGCTTTCAATCATTAATACATGAAGATAAGTTTAGATTATTgaattcgatgatttttttttgtcaatattgggtaaaacattcaacagtgtttaaagtcgccaCTTTTCCTTGTCctttaacttgaaaataaatttatgagGTTTATTGGCTTGTTGATGAAATGTGTGTTCAATGGAAGTTAGTCGAAACAGgttgaaataggtcgaaacaagtaggaatggattttgacagttgataatctgtctctttccaattgacttcgatcgatttcaaccAGGTCGTCCGTTGAACATACTTACACCAATATTAATGCATGTTTTGTGCGTTTGGCACacgcaaaatataaaaaaaacagagcgCCGGGAAAATTTCGACGCGTTTCGTAACGGGCAAGAAAACAAGCTAATTTTCCGATACAAATTATGAATCAGAGCCTATTATGTCGCGGTCGGCTCCACCGGTCGACGGAGGGCTTCTATTTCAGCGATGGTTCCGTTCAGTGCATCCCCACCCGGAATAGGACTGCCAGGTGCTGCAGCAACAATTGGAGGAGCCAGTAGACCTAATCCCGACATCATGCCTACAATAATATGGTGGTTTCGTCGGTGCTGGTCAGCGAATGGACGGAACAAAATGCCCCGGACAGACGAACCTACTTCTGAATCATCAATCAAATTTCCTGGGAAAGGCCGGACGAAGTTATAGCAGCAAAAAATTGCTTTTCCAGTGCCCCTGGATGAAGTACCGGTCCGATAAAGGTAATCTAATATTTTTCCGTAAGAACCTTTTTTTCTGACTGGTATTAAAAATGAATCTTGTATTTACAGGAAAAGTACTACCATAACTTTAACACCAAGGAATCACCGGAATATGTTGAGTTGAAACAGAAAGTCGGCGACAAACGGGTTGTTAGGAAAGCTGCCAAGTTGGAATTAAAAAACGGTTACAGCTGCTTCCGGTGGTGCGATACTGATGTTGATTCTTCCGGTTAGAACGCTCGTAGAATCACCAGCACCGGCCAATGCTAGCTATTTCTTACGTCTTTATCCGATAGGGGAGCATAGTTTCGGCACAGAATTCGTCCTATGGATCAAGCCATGGCCATGGCTTGAAGCTGGCTACTCAACAGAAATGATCCCGCTATCGGATCAGGTACATTAAACTATTAAAGTTTAAGttaattcaattataaaaaaataattttgtctcATAGGTTCTCGATTTTTGGAATAAGTAATAGAAGATATTTGGATAGTTCGGATGTTTTTAAACGTATCCGGAAGATGTTATTCCTGAATGTAGTCCGGTCCGCGTTTTTATATCGAGATAAAAACTAAAAGCTGGTCATGACCCGAACCTAAACAACTCTGTCGGGAGCATCAACCGCATCAGGAACATTGGTTTTCCAAAAACTTTGGTGTGGAATGTAAGATTGATCTAAGgtttattttattagattttttttactgacaatgtttttttttaaggatgaaTTGAACTTCAAACAACGACATTCAACTGGAAGTTTTCGTTGATAGATGCCCCCTTAGACGGAAGATTTCAAACACGGAGAAAGAAAGTGTTCGAAGGAAGGAAGCTATTCCGACTACAAGACACTACCGGGAAGTTCTTTTGAAGTTATCTGCCTTTCTGGTATCTCTTGTCAGCCAAAGCAGGAAGATGACCCTGGTAGAATGTACGAAACTCGTCGCATTTGACCTCGAAAACCGAAGTGAAGGTTCGGACATCGAGGGGAGACTGCCCCCATTTTTCGCTTTCTGGACGTTTGaagtttctaaaaataaaataaaaaacatagtTAAATACAAAGGCAAAAAACTACAGTCGAACTTTATAAGTGAAACTCTGAATATATATAGTTTTTATAAGTACATTcatattgaaattttctcaataaattCAGACTCTGTTGTATAAAAAGCTGATAAAGAATagcatttatatttattttttaccatGTATTTCCGTATTCGACATCCCAGGTCCTAAATTTTAGTGGAACGGCATCCGCTGTATCCGAAACTCGACGGCAAAAAATCGGCAAAGTAATCTGGATCTGCaatataaaaacagaaaaaaagttcacttcattattgtcaatgcagttgaaatccgaaTTTCAAATGTCCCCGAGTCACTTGGGCTTTGAGCATCTTAATCTCTTCTCCAGCCCTTATATCATACGTTGGTACGGATCGCGTTAGTGAAATTGATCCGGCAAACGCTGTACCTCCCGCAAGCACCACATCAAACCGTTTGATTGCGGTGCCAGCATagatcatgtttaaaaaaaaatgctacgtGCACTACAAAATGGCTATTATGTGcctaaaacttattttattcctaCCTGATGTTAGCCTGTTTGCTGTGGAAACCGGTACGGTAACTTCCAAAGTTCCCTTGAGTGAGGTGCATCAGAACAATCTCCTCCATAATTGCTGACAAACCGTCTTCTACCGCACAGCACAAAAAGAATCGCAGGAAGAGTTGGCACAGCGACAATCCCACCGACACGAAACATACAGAACCGACAGCCGACTGAATCAAAACATCCAGAGCACGAAAATGAAATggcgaaaacgaaacaaaatcatgctCTCTGTCTTTGTCTGACACACACGCTAcatgtgtgttagtgtggtAGACAGTGGtctgaatatcactcattttcaatgaatgttcctgattgcacttcgcaactgaacgaatagcgatcgggttttgttattgattgctactggacctatccgatcatcgttcgttctattcatcgctaacatatagatcacctcgcacgatgcttgctgtcaaaacagtgcagcactatcatccaattggaatctcaccaaagagcgatgcatatggcgaatcatgttcgtctaggatcaggagtgaatggttcaggaagtgagtgagtgatacattcaaccgatcattagcaaatgttgtttgtttttaaacatagccaattaataaatttatttgaatttacagcgttttttacaccagtaagaataaaatcaaattgtagttgtctttgtgagggaaagatgttcacttccgccgtgttttcgatttcaaaaaaaccaggcggatactgagtgagtgacattcagaatggatcagtttgtatctccctcatctctgatatgcgatgtttgcaaaatcgatgattctgaatgatgcgactcggtttgcatagctgagtggagcgctgatcgagattgcataccagtcgggcgaagcagttgcgagaggcgctttcCTATTATACagtcagaatgtttcaaataagaaacgtatcctgagtgtttattttgattgattttctgaCCATTGGTGGTAGAAATGAATCCTGctttcgagctggatcggtttcgactagtttcgatcgatttcaacttgctccgttgaacaacgaccaaAACATGAGcccgttgaacaacgaccacttgacagaaactagtcgaaaccaatcgctACTTACGATTGAACGCAGCTGAAATACATGTGAAAGTGTTTTATTCTCGACCAGTTGCAACCCACGACATTATCACAGAAACACGTAAAATTTCTTTATATGCACGACTCTTGACCTTTATACTAAAATTGACCTCACTCAAAATTATTGCATAAACGTCCCATGGCCCGAATTTATAAACGACCCCTTTCACCAACCCCtgacaataaaatttaaaacctggaaGCAATAgaccgtccctcaaaactccaaTGTGGAAAAATCCGTTTCAATCCAATGTGTTATAACGTctatatcgcaaaaatattgagCAGTAGATATGaatgacccctttggctgacccctgttCCTCAATttgatacctggaatcgattgctcgtccctcaaattACTCATGTGTATATTTTCATCCCAATGATGCGATGTATAATTCcgccaatatcacaaaaaaatatacaGTTTATATAGATGACCCCTTtgaccgacccctgaccctCAATTTTATACTTGGAATCGACAAATCATCCCTCAAAACACTAATGtgttaattttcatcacaatcttatgtataactagctgacccggtgtgctttgctacccctttcAAAGTCGAATaatattttccgatttttttcaattttttattgttttgttggcatcatTTTAAGCCAAactataacataattcataaccAACCGCTAAAAAATGAGAGCTGTAGCAGAAGTTTCGGattgcaacacaaaaataactttaactaatattctgaatcttgctctataaatttgggttaaagatctgataattttcatctgtttctttaagcttcgccctaaaaaaggaggATAACAAATTAATCGAACGCAAACAATCttacttataaaatatgttcgtttttgcttgatatgttctggatttatgcgaaaaaaatgataagagagccccatctccctgtccttcccttcactcCCTGTTGAATGGAAGTCGTAATCTTtataattccattttttttcgttcccaaaaatcctattatatcaaatatagtttcattggttgataagttttaaagctttacaaaaaaatttctatggaaCTCCCTACTTTCTTCCCCTCtcctacactgtaaagcgtaagggtctataacaatcgtagaaacatatctcgtaaccaagtacctttccatgccatatttattccatttgttggcttcgttagcataaattgagaacttatgctaacaaaattgtattgggctcacctccctcctcctatgtacctactcactgaaaggaggatggtgtgtcagataatcatagaatcataccaaaatgattttccatgttcagttttttccatttcaaggattttgtaaaaaaaaaattaaatgtaagctttcctcttcccttattttattcccaattctatcatcccactgcaagaaaggaattgtttgacataaaaaatgtctcgtattgaaatacactcccatgccaaatttgaatttatttgctttgtaaattcttgagttatgcataaacttgaaaggaagtagcatcccccttccgttcttcccattgaatggaggggtgagaacttaatattcatagaagtattttttgtactcaaattcttcttgataccaaattttatttcatttgctttattaattctcgagttatgcaaaaaaaaattgtatggaagccccctttccccctttatatcctTCCGCTTAAAAAagatggggcttcaatttataacagaaacatttctcatatccaaataccctcacatgccaaatatgattcAATTTAGGGAGaccttttttcccttttttcatccacctttttgaaggagtaagggataccaaatattcatagaagcatttctcgtacccaaatatcgttccatgccaaatttggttccatttgctgttgtagttcttgagttatgcaataaaaattgtatgaaactcccctccctctttcctttctccccgctggaagaagtaaggggtctcaaacaatcattagaacatgtcacgttcccaaatatccgcccatgccaaattaaattccatttgcttgataagtttttgagttatgtaaaaaatattaaagagggctcctccccctttatatctaccttactggaaagagggaggg is a window encoding:
- the LOC129739170 gene encoding lysoplasmalogenase-like protein TMEM86A, which encodes MARDGIGTITKFAGPRMLPFFVTVALYFSLIGQTQRRTVVSTVLKCLPIVSLWAFVVLTGFLFKRSHRYKHLILLGLVISCLGDLLLNYDLFEAGMGGFAVAQIFYISAFGFRPLRAWIGIPLFCFGVAAVALMFENLPTIIKICLPVYGVLLVTMCWRSLARINCPKNVLRTLCGIGSILFVISDSIIAFDKFYNPIENAQTAIMVTYYVAQFAIALSVLESTETESKKSQTANKLSSSVPKPQNGMKKSRKVV